The following proteins are encoded in a genomic region of Corallococcus silvisoli:
- the sdhB gene encoding succinate dehydrogenase iron-sulfur subunit: MDTAQASAVSTQTVTFRIWRQDDPNKPGHFDEFKVPYRKGANVISCLMEIQRNPVTAEGKKVAPVIWDAACLEEVCGSCAMNINGRVRMACSALVDKLQQPITLEPMKKFPVVRDLTVDRDRMFESLKRVKGWVPVDGTYNLGPGPRQSQKDQSVMYVLSTCITCGSCLEACPQVTQDNEFMGAAPISQARLFNMHPTGKLNAEERTRALMGPGGIQDCGKAQNCVKVCPKEIPLTTSIAVMNREVSKLMIKDIFFKEEEQKESSGPG; the protein is encoded by the coding sequence ATGGACACCGCACAGGCCAGCGCCGTCAGCACCCAGACCGTCACCTTCCGCATCTGGCGTCAGGATGATCCGAACAAGCCGGGTCACTTCGACGAGTTCAAGGTCCCCTATCGCAAGGGCGCCAACGTCATCTCCTGTCTGATGGAGATCCAGCGCAACCCCGTCACCGCGGAGGGCAAGAAGGTGGCCCCCGTGATCTGGGACGCCGCGTGCCTCGAAGAGGTGTGTGGCAGCTGCGCGATGAACATCAACGGCCGGGTGCGCATGGCGTGCTCCGCGCTGGTGGACAAGCTCCAGCAGCCCATCACCCTGGAGCCGATGAAGAAGTTCCCGGTGGTGCGTGACCTCACCGTGGACCGCGACCGCATGTTCGAGTCGCTCAAGCGCGTGAAGGGGTGGGTCCCCGTCGACGGCACGTACAACCTGGGCCCCGGCCCGCGCCAGTCGCAGAAGGATCAGTCCGTGATGTACGTGCTGTCCACGTGCATCACTTGCGGCAGCTGCCTGGAGGCGTGCCCCCAGGTGACGCAGGACAACGAGTTCATGGGCGCCGCGCCCATCAGCCAGGCCCGCCTGTTCAACATGCACCCCACGGGCAAGCTGAACGCGGAGGAGCGCACGCGCGCGCTCATGGGCCCCGGCGGCATCCAGGACTGCGGCAAGGCGCAGAACTGCGTGAAGGTCTGCCCGAAGGAGATCCCCCTCACGACCTCCATCGCGGTGATGAACCGCGAGGTGAGCAAGCTGATGATCAAGGACATCTTCTTCAAGGAAGAGGAGCAGAAGGAGTCGAGCGGTCCGGGGTAG
- the sdhA gene encoding succinate dehydrogenase flavoprotein subunit, producing MAAAARFTVVGGGLAGLMTTIKLAEAGHQVDVLSLVPVKRSHSVCAQGGINGAVNTKGEGDHPDIHVKDTLRGGDFLAEQTSVKGMCYAAPGIIYLLDRMGVTFNRTPEGLLDFRRFGGTLHNRTAFAGATTGQQLLYALDEQVRRYEAEGKVTKYEYWEWLGTVKDESGRCIGSVAMDLRTMEIRTFPAEAVCLATGGPGIVFGRSTNSIINTGTAAGRAYMEGALYANGEFIQVHPTSIPGEDKLRLMSESVRGEGGRVWVPKKKGDVRAPRDIPESERWYFLEEKYPKYKNLVPRDVATREIFMVCRDLGMGLGGRDGVYLDVTHIPAKTLDAKIKGVMEIYEKFVGDDPRHTPMVIFPGMHYSMGGLHVSFQSDPATNIPVDGSPVNQSTRIPGLYAAGEADSAFHGANRLGANSLLSCIYSGMIGGPAMAAFAKNQTTSAAAMPEKYFADAKRYWEDRFATIKQMNGQENPYQIAKELGEVMTENCTVVRYNDRLKKTVERIRDLKDRWSRVNVLDTGVVANRALSYTNQVWNMLELGEVIATSALLRDESRGAHYKPDFSLPEPKSKDPREDPSWMELWRKRHEKWAKTTIATYAAQGPQISYQDLPTPVLDPEPRWYA from the coding sequence ATGGCGGCAGCAGCGCGATTCACGGTGGTGGGCGGCGGTCTCGCCGGGCTGATGACGACGATCAAGCTGGCGGAGGCGGGTCACCAGGTGGACGTGCTCTCGCTCGTCCCGGTCAAACGCTCGCACTCCGTCTGTGCCCAGGGCGGCATCAACGGCGCGGTGAACACGAAGGGTGAAGGCGACCACCCGGACATCCACGTGAAGGACACGCTGCGCGGCGGCGACTTCCTCGCGGAGCAGACGTCCGTGAAGGGCATGTGCTACGCGGCGCCCGGCATCATCTACCTGCTGGACCGCATGGGCGTGACGTTCAACCGCACGCCGGAAGGCCTGCTGGACTTCCGCCGCTTCGGCGGCACCCTGCACAACCGCACCGCGTTCGCGGGCGCCACCACCGGTCAGCAGCTGCTCTACGCGCTGGATGAGCAGGTGCGCCGCTACGAGGCCGAGGGCAAGGTCACCAAGTACGAGTACTGGGAGTGGCTGGGCACGGTGAAGGACGAGTCCGGCCGCTGCATCGGCAGCGTGGCCATGGACCTGCGCACCATGGAGATCCGCACCTTCCCGGCGGAGGCCGTGTGCCTGGCGACGGGGGGCCCCGGCATCGTCTTCGGGCGCTCCACCAACTCCATCATCAATACCGGCACCGCCGCGGGCCGCGCGTACATGGAAGGCGCGCTGTACGCCAATGGCGAGTTCATCCAGGTGCACCCCACCTCCATCCCGGGCGAGGACAAGCTGCGCCTGATGAGCGAGTCCGTCCGCGGTGAGGGCGGCCGCGTCTGGGTGCCGAAGAAGAAGGGCGACGTGCGCGCCCCCCGCGACATCCCGGAGAGCGAGCGCTGGTACTTCCTGGAAGAGAAGTACCCCAAGTACAAGAACCTGGTGCCGCGCGACGTGGCGACCCGGGAGATCTTCATGGTCTGCCGCGACCTGGGCATGGGCCTGGGCGGGCGCGACGGCGTGTACCTGGACGTGACGCACATCCCGGCCAAGACGCTCGACGCGAAGATCAAGGGCGTGATGGAGATCTACGAGAAGTTCGTCGGAGATGACCCGCGCCACACGCCGATGGTCATCTTCCCCGGCATGCACTACTCGATGGGCGGCCTGCACGTCTCCTTCCAGTCGGATCCGGCCACGAACATCCCGGTGGACGGCAGCCCGGTGAACCAGAGCACGCGCATCCCGGGCCTGTACGCGGCCGGCGAGGCGGACTCCGCCTTCCACGGCGCGAACCGCCTGGGCGCCAACTCGCTGCTGTCGTGCATCTACTCGGGCATGATCGGCGGCCCGGCGATGGCGGCCTTCGCCAAGAACCAGACGACCAGCGCCGCGGCGATGCCGGAGAAGTACTTCGCGGACGCGAAGCGCTACTGGGAGGACCGGTTCGCCACCATCAAGCAGATGAACGGGCAGGAGAACCCGTACCAGATCGCCAAGGAGCTGGGCGAGGTGATGACGGAGAACTGCACCGTGGTGCGCTACAACGACCGCCTGAAGAAGACGGTGGAGCGCATCCGCGACCTGAAGGACCGCTGGAGCCGCGTCAACGTCCTGGACACGGGCGTCGTCGCCAACCGCGCGCTCTCGTACACCAACCAGGTGTGGAACATGCTGGAGCTGGGCGAGGTCATCGCCACCAGCGCGCTGCTGCGCGACGAGAGCCGCGGCGCCCACTACAAGCCGGACTTCTCCCTGCCGGAGCCGAAGTCGAAGGACCCGCGCGAGGATCCGTCGTGGATGGAGCTGTGGCGCAAGCGCCACGAGAAGTGGGCGAAGACGACCATCGCCACCTACGCCGCCCAGGGCCCGCAGATCTCCTACCAGGACCTGCCGACGCCCGTGCTGGATCCCGAGCCGCGCTGGTACGCGTAA
- the mdh gene encoding malate dehydrogenase: MAQNRKKKIGLIGGGQIGGNLALLAVQKNLGDVVLYDIPVAEGLVKGKALDINQLSAVDGYDCRVTGSTDWKDVAGSDVIIITAGVPRKPGMSREDLLEVNLKIMKDVAANIKQHAPDAFVINVANPLDAMVFALHKIAGLKDNMVVGMAGVLDTSRFKCFVAEALNCSIRDVEALVLGGHGDDMVPLVRHSTVGGVPLTQLIAKDKLDAIIDRTRKGGAELVGLYKTGSAYFAPASSSIAMAESFLFDRKRVLPAAALLKGQYGINDFFFGVPAQIGAGGVEKIIEVDLNDAEKAELDKSFKSVKGTVELVKL, encoded by the coding sequence ATGGCTCAGAATCGCAAGAAGAAGATCGGCCTCATCGGCGGCGGTCAGATCGGCGGCAACCTGGCGCTGCTGGCGGTCCAGAAGAACCTTGGCGACGTGGTGCTCTACGACATCCCGGTGGCCGAGGGTCTGGTCAAGGGCAAGGCGCTGGACATCAACCAGCTCTCCGCGGTGGACGGCTACGACTGCCGCGTCACCGGCTCCACGGACTGGAAGGACGTCGCGGGCTCGGACGTGATCATCATCACGGCCGGCGTGCCTCGCAAGCCGGGCATGTCTCGCGAGGACCTGCTGGAAGTCAACCTGAAGATCATGAAGGACGTGGCGGCCAACATCAAGCAGCACGCCCCGGACGCCTTCGTCATCAACGTCGCGAACCCGCTGGACGCGATGGTGTTCGCGCTCCACAAGATCGCCGGCCTGAAGGACAACATGGTCGTGGGCATGGCGGGCGTGCTGGACACCAGCCGCTTCAAGTGCTTCGTGGCCGAGGCCCTGAACTGCTCCATCCGTGACGTGGAGGCGCTGGTGCTCGGCGGCCACGGCGACGACATGGTCCCGCTCGTGCGCCACAGCACCGTGGGCGGCGTGCCCCTCACCCAGCTCATCGCCAAGGACAAGCTGGACGCCATCATCGACCGCACCCGCAAGGGCGGCGCGGAGCTGGTGGGCCTCTACAAGACGGGCAGCGCCTACTTCGCCCCGGCCTCCTCCTCCATCGCCATGGCGGAGAGCTTCCTCTTCGACCGCAAGCGCGTGCTGCCGGCCGCCGCCCTCCTCAAGGGCCAGTACGGCATCAACGACTTCTTCTTCGGTGTCCCCGCGCAGATCGGCGCGGGCGGCGTGGAGAAGATCATCGAGGTGGACCTGAACGACGCCGAGAAGGCGGAGCTCGACAAGTCCTTCAAGTCCGTCAAGGGCACGGTCGAACTCGTCAAGCTGTAA